In Terriglobia bacterium, the following are encoded in one genomic region:
- the dnaN gene encoding DNA polymerase III subunit beta: protein MDFIVSRNDLLEPLGLAKAVTEQKSTIPILANVLLRVEGERLTIVGTDLDISIQASCEVQAEEQGAATVPAKRLFDIVRLQPEDAEIRIKLLKNDFIQLKSGKSEYKLPGLSVESFPQIPSFPCDGVVALPGAALKEMIRCTIFAVSREESAYATSGALLALSPTQMRMVATDGHRLAIVTKNADLTQVESETSIMIPYKALVELQGLIGGSDPVVGFAISENKQFFAVEGKRLTSRMLAARFPNYELVLPKANDKLIAVPVADLAKAVKRVGIMTDDRIRCIKLAMDAAMLMVTANSVGIGEACEVLPLEYEGSPLEIGFNPKYILDFLGACGSTNVTVALKDGETQAELRPVGESEFEYRYVLMPMKQ from the coding sequence ATGGATTTTATCGTTTCAAGAAACGATCTGTTGGAGCCGTTGGGCCTGGCAAAGGCCGTAACCGAGCAAAAAAGCACGATCCCGATCCTGGCGAATGTGCTTCTGCGAGTCGAGGGCGAAAGGCTCACCATCGTCGGTACTGATCTCGATATTTCGATCCAGGCAAGTTGCGAGGTCCAGGCCGAGGAGCAAGGCGCGGCAACCGTCCCCGCGAAGCGCCTGTTTGACATTGTGCGGCTTCAGCCGGAAGACGCCGAGATCCGAATCAAGCTCCTCAAGAACGATTTCATCCAGTTGAAGTCCGGGAAATCGGAATACAAGCTGCCAGGCTTGTCTGTCGAGAGCTTTCCCCAGATCCCATCGTTCCCGTGCGATGGCGTGGTTGCGCTCCCCGGGGCGGCGTTAAAGGAGATGATCCGCTGCACGATATTCGCAGTCAGCCGGGAAGAATCGGCTTATGCCACTTCAGGGGCATTGCTCGCATTGAGCCCGACGCAGATGCGCATGGTGGCCACTGACGGTCATCGGCTGGCAATCGTGACCAAGAATGCAGACCTCACCCAAGTCGAATCCGAGACCAGCATCATGATTCCGTATAAGGCGCTCGTCGAGCTTCAGGGGCTGATCGGCGGTAGCGATCCAGTCGTTGGATTCGCGATAAGCGAGAACAAGCAGTTTTTCGCGGTCGAGGGCAAGCGGCTTACCAGCCGGATGCTTGCCGCGAGATTCCCGAACTACGAATTGGTGCTCCCCAAGGCCAACGACAAGCTGATCGCGGTTCCTGTGGCAGACCTTGCGAAGGCTGTGAAGCGTGTCGGGATCATGACCGACGACCGCATCCGGTGTATCAAGCTCGCGATGGATGCCGCAATGCTGATGGTCACCGCCAATTCAGTCGGGATCGGTGAAGCCTGCGAAGTTCTTCCCCTGGAATACGAGGGAAGCCCGCTCGAGATCGGATTTAACCCGAAATACATCCTGGACTTTCTGGGTGCATGCGGGTCGACAAACGTGACCGTTGCGCTGAAGGATGGCGAAACCCAGGCGGAACTGAGGCCGGTCGGCGAATCGGAGTTCGAATACCGGTACGTGCTGATGCCCATGAAGCAGTAG
- a CDS encoding ParB N-terminal domain-containing protein → MAHPNLAKRQKVCDLEGGLSIWRVHLDCLREQDKNARIMAPEKFERLAQNIKQSGRLESLPFTCNTNPEDSNSEFMILSGHHRTRASRKAGLTEIYVLNDQTPLKRSDVVAKQLAHNSLNGYDDKQILAQLYQEIDDINAKIESGLTDLDIEIPKVDVKADPVMFDIDYELVNILFVERDFKRFKEVLELLSSDAHIYVADKADFDRFKDAAQKISSLHQVVNAAAILARLLDIVHFYLVKRGEAEAGENWVPLATIFDGDSVPEAAAKVIQEAVDKMKAEGNVGEKNRWQAIELWAADCLAGR, encoded by the coding sequence ATGGCGCATCCAAACCTAGCGAAGCGGCAGAAGGTCTGTGACCTCGAGGGCGGTCTGTCTATTTGGCGAGTCCACCTCGACTGCCTGCGTGAGCAGGACAAAAACGCCCGGATCATGGCGCCCGAGAAATTTGAGCGGCTGGCGCAGAACATCAAGCAGAGCGGCCGGCTGGAATCGCTGCCGTTTACATGCAACACGAATCCGGAGGACTCAAACTCCGAGTTTATGATCTTGAGTGGACATCATCGTACCAGGGCGAGCAGGAAGGCCGGTCTGACAGAGATCTATGTCCTGAACGATCAGACGCCGCTCAAGCGATCGGATGTCGTAGCCAAGCAGCTGGCGCATAACTCCCTGAACGGGTACGACGACAAGCAGATCCTGGCGCAACTCTACCAAGAGATCGACGACATCAACGCCAAGATCGAAAGCGGGCTGACGGATCTGGACATCGAAATTCCGAAGGTGGACGTCAAGGCCGACCCGGTGATGTTCGACATCGACTACGAGCTCGTCAACATCCTTTTCGTGGAACGCGACTTTAAGCGGTTCAAGGAAGTGCTCGAACTGCTGTCGTCTGACGCTCACATCTACGTCGCGGACAAGGCGGATTTCGACCGTTTCAAGGATGCGGCCCAGAAGATATCCAGCCTGCATCAGGTTGTGAATGCCGCGGCGATTTTGGCGCGCTTGCTCGATATCGTCCATTTCTACCTCGTGAAGCGAGGGGAGGCAGAAGCCGGGGAGAACTGGGTGCCGCTGGCGACCATTTTCGACGGCGATTCCGTACCGGAGGCGGCGGCAAAGGTCATCCAGGAAGCAGTGGACAAAATGAAAGCTGAAGGAAACGTGGGCGAGAAAAATCGCTGGCAAGCCATTGAGCTCTGGGCCGCCGATTGCCTGGCCGGGAGGTAA
- a CDS encoding DUF488 domain-containing protein: protein MLTSNFFRTKGNPDAWAISRGLPRFYDGKVYEPLRPTREMLRAGDEGFDRMYSELLSNLDPRKVFEDLGMDAILLCWENPAPHWHKCHRRLVAEWLEAALGIEITEMGFLRREVPAYGAMPLSPSWAAKQAKRSPQLGLF, encoded by the coding sequence ATGCTGACGAGCAATTTCTTCAGAACGAAAGGCAATCCGGATGCGTGGGCGATCTCGCGCGGCCTGCCGAGATTCTACGACGGCAAGGTCTATGAGCCACTGAGGCCGACGCGCGAGATGCTGCGGGCGGGCGACGAGGGCTTCGATCGGATGTATTCTGAACTGCTTTCCAACCTGGATCCGCGGAAGGTGTTCGAAGATCTCGGCATGGACGCGATTCTGCTCTGCTGGGAGAACCCTGCCCCGCACTGGCACAAGTGTCACCGGCGCCTGGTTGCCGAATGGCTGGAAGCCGCTCTCGGGATCGAGATCACTGAGATGGGCTTCCTCCGGCGCGAGGTGCCTGCATACGGTGCGATGCCGCTGAGTCCGAGTTGGGCGGCAAAGCAAGCGAAACGGAGCCCGCAATTGGGTTTGTTCTAA
- a CDS encoding BlaI/MecI/CopY family transcriptional regulator — protein MARNKFTRLELQILEALWVNGKASIREIQEAFPEPRPAYTTIQTTVYRLEGKKAVRRVRKISNAHIFEPLVARDVTRRKLLDEILSFFGGKAQPMMAQLAEAGKLTRDDIRELERIIKEREEREPDKGRRS, from the coding sequence ATGGCGAGGAACAAATTCACCAGGCTCGAACTGCAAATACTGGAGGCGCTCTGGGTGAACGGGAAGGCCTCCATCCGCGAAATCCAGGAGGCGTTTCCCGAGCCTCGGCCGGCCTATACTACGATTCAAACCACCGTGTATCGGCTCGAAGGCAAGAAGGCCGTCCGCCGCGTCCGGAAGATCAGCAACGCGCACATCTTCGAACCGCTCGTTGCGCGCGATGTGACCCGGCGCAAACTGCTCGACGAGATCCTGAGCTTCTTTGGCGGAAAGGCCCAGCCGATGATGGCGCAGCTCGCCGAAGCGGGAAAGCTCACACGCGACGATATCCGCGAGTTGGAGCGCATCATCAAGGAGCGCGAGGAACGGGAGCCCGATAAGGGAAGGAGGTCGTAG